The following are encoded together in the Lathyrus oleraceus cultivar Zhongwan6 chromosome 3, CAAS_Psat_ZW6_1.0, whole genome shotgun sequence genome:
- the LOC127127607 gene encoding auxin response factor 9 isoform X1: MMLNSGGGEDELYEQLWKACAGPHVEVPRAGQRVFYFPQGHMEQLEVSTNQELNQRIPLFKLPNKILCRVVNVHLLAEQETDEVYAQITLVPESKQTEPTSLDPCPVEPPKPRTHLFSKVLTNSDTSTHGGFSVPRKPANECLPLLDLSQSTPTQELVARDLHNYEWHFKHIFRGQPRRHLLTTGWSTFLTSKRLVAGDTFVFLRGDNGELRVGVRHLASPQSCMPSSVISGQSMHIGVLATASHAVATQTLFVVYYKPRMSQFIISVNKYMEAMNQKCSVGMRFKMSFDGDDAPETDKRVFIRFSGTIIGQEDISSHWLNSKWRSLKVQWDEPASIPRPDRISPWEIEPLTASVPPSVQPAAVKYKRPRLPSEFPDFGGATLCDSTNWEPGLTQSDVTQVNIMSKTKRSESMHMWHHKQNDNSSCNGISRNPTDGSWLSSPHSSGPSHLCHDTTDTSKSVTVSAWPILKTHSEILNKNDNLIDQVDKENKLETARGCRVFGSYLNDPCTNSPNASGVTSERCVVTPLSRTDADQNKFDISKTSKERKQEQSPNETLSKQINSRSCTKVQMQGVAVGRAVYLTALDGYDQLIDELEKLFDIKGQLQPRNKWEIVFTDDEGDLMLVGDDPWPEFCNMVKRIFICSSQDMHKMSSGTKLPTSSLEETVISSDTAET; this comes from the exons ATGATGTTGAATTCTGGTGGAGGAGAAGATGAACTGTATGAACAATTATGGAAGGCTTGTGCAGGTCCTCATGTTGAAGTTCCTCGTGCTGGACAAAGGGTCTTCTATTTTCCTCAAGGACACATGGAACAA TTAGAAGTATCAACAAATCAGGAACTAAATCAGAGGATTCCATTGTTCAAACTTCCCAACAAGATCCTTTGTCGTGTTGTCAATGTTCATTTACTG GCTGAACAAGAAACAGATGAGGTTTATGCACAGATAACTTTGGTACCAGAATCTAAA CAAACCGAGCCTACGAGCCTTGATCCTTGTCCTGTTGAGCCTCCGAAACCGAGAACTCACTTATTCAGCAAGGTCTTGACTAACTCTGATACCAGTACTCATGGTGGCTTTTCTGTTCCTCGGAAGCCCGCCAACGAATGTCTTCCCTTGTTG GATCTGTCACAATCTACTCCAACTCAGGAATTGGTTGCTAGAGATCTTCACAACTATGAATGGCACTTTAAGCATATCTTTAGAG GTCAACCACGTCGACACTTGCTCACAACTGGATGGAGTACTTTTCTGACTTCCAAGAGATTAGTCGCCGGAGATACCTTTGTGTTTCTGAG AGGGGACAACGGGGAATTACGCGTTGGAGTGAGGCATCTTGCTTCTCCGCAGAGCTGCATGCCTTCATCTGTGATTTCTGGTCAAAGCATGCACATCGGTGTCCTTGCAACTGCGTCGCATGCTGTTGCAACTCAAACTCTTTTTGTAGTATACTATAAGCCAAG GATGAGCCAGTTCATTATAAGTGTGAATAAGTATATGGAAGCTATGAACCAGAAATGTAGTGTTGGCATGAGGTTCAAGATGAGTTTTGATGGAGATGACGCCCCCGAGACCGACAAAAG AGTTTTCATTAGATTTTCTGGCACAATAATTGGACAAGAGGATATATCTTCACACTGGTTGAATTCAAAATGGAGATCACTCAAG GTTCAATGGGATGAGCCTGCATCTATTCCAAGACCTGATAGAATTTCACCATGGGAGATAGAACCGCTTACGGCTTCTGTTCCTCCATCTGTTCAACCTGCGGCTGTAAAATATAAAAGGCCTAGACTACCAAGTGAATTTCCAGATTTCG GAGGCGCGACGTTATGTGATTCTACTAACTGGGAACCTGGGTTGACACAATCAGACGTAACGCAAGTTAACATTATGTCTAAAACCAAAAGGAGTGAAAGTATGCATATGTGGCATCATAAGCAAAACGATAATAGCAGCTGCAACGGTATATCAAGAAATCCGACAGACGGAAGTTGGCTATCTTCTCCTCACTCTAGTGGTCCTTCTCATTTGTGTCATGACACGACCGACACTAGCAAGAGTGTCACCGTCTCAGCTTGGCCTATTTTGAAAACTCACTCAGAAATATTGAACAAAAATGATAATCTGATTGACCAAGTTGACAAGGAGAACAAATTAGAAACAGCTAGAGGATGTAGAGTGTTCGGGAGTTATCTTAATGATCCTTGCACAAATTCTCCGAATGCATCGGGAGTCACGTCCGAGAGATGCGTTGTCACTCCCTTGTCAAGAACTGATGCGGACCAAAATAAGTTTGATATCTCAAAGACTTCAAAAGAAAGGAAACAAGAACAATCTCCGAACGAAACACTAAGCAAGCAAATCAATAGCAGAAGTTGCACTAAG GTTCAAATGCAGGGTGTTGCAGTGGGTCGTGCGGTGTACTTGACTGCATTGGATGGATATGATCAACTTATCGATGAATTGGAGAAGCTGTTTGACATAAAGGGACAGCTCCAACCTAGGAATAAGTGGGAAATCGTCTTCACTGATGATGAAGGGGATTTGATGCTTGTTGGCGACGATCCATGGCC GGAATTTTGCAATATGGTGAAAAGGATCTTCATTTGTTCAAGCCAAGATATGCACAAAATGAGCTCAGGGACCAAATTACCAACATCATCACTAGAAGAGACTGTAATAAGCTCAGACACAGCTGAGACATGA
- the LOC127127607 gene encoding auxin response factor 9 isoform X2: protein MMLNSGGGEDELYEQLWKACAGPHVEVPRAGQRVFYFPQGHMEQLEVSTNQELNQRIPLFKLPNKILCRVVNVHLLAEQETDEVYAQITLVPESKQTEPTSLDPCPVEPPKPRTHLFSKVLTNSDTSTHGGFSVPRKPANECLPLLDLSQSTPTQELVARDLHNYEWHFKHIFRGQPRRHLLTTGWSTFLTSKRLVAGDTFVFLRGDNGELRVGVRHLASPQSCMPSSVISGQSMHIGVLATASHAVATQTLFVVYYKPRMSQFIISVNKYMEAMNQKCSVGMRFKMSFDGDDAPETDKRFSGTIIGQEDISSHWLNSKWRSLKVQWDEPASIPRPDRISPWEIEPLTASVPPSVQPAAVKYKRPRLPSEFPDFGGATLCDSTNWEPGLTQSDVTQVNIMSKTKRSESMHMWHHKQNDNSSCNGISRNPTDGSWLSSPHSSGPSHLCHDTTDTSKSVTVSAWPILKTHSEILNKNDNLIDQVDKENKLETARGCRVFGSYLNDPCTNSPNASGVTSERCVVTPLSRTDADQNKFDISKTSKERKQEQSPNETLSKQINSRSCTKVQMQGVAVGRAVYLTALDGYDQLIDELEKLFDIKGQLQPRNKWEIVFTDDEGDLMLVGDDPWPEFCNMVKRIFICSSQDMHKMSSGTKLPTSSLEETVISSDTAET, encoded by the exons ATGATGTTGAATTCTGGTGGAGGAGAAGATGAACTGTATGAACAATTATGGAAGGCTTGTGCAGGTCCTCATGTTGAAGTTCCTCGTGCTGGACAAAGGGTCTTCTATTTTCCTCAAGGACACATGGAACAA TTAGAAGTATCAACAAATCAGGAACTAAATCAGAGGATTCCATTGTTCAAACTTCCCAACAAGATCCTTTGTCGTGTTGTCAATGTTCATTTACTG GCTGAACAAGAAACAGATGAGGTTTATGCACAGATAACTTTGGTACCAGAATCTAAA CAAACCGAGCCTACGAGCCTTGATCCTTGTCCTGTTGAGCCTCCGAAACCGAGAACTCACTTATTCAGCAAGGTCTTGACTAACTCTGATACCAGTACTCATGGTGGCTTTTCTGTTCCTCGGAAGCCCGCCAACGAATGTCTTCCCTTGTTG GATCTGTCACAATCTACTCCAACTCAGGAATTGGTTGCTAGAGATCTTCACAACTATGAATGGCACTTTAAGCATATCTTTAGAG GTCAACCACGTCGACACTTGCTCACAACTGGATGGAGTACTTTTCTGACTTCCAAGAGATTAGTCGCCGGAGATACCTTTGTGTTTCTGAG AGGGGACAACGGGGAATTACGCGTTGGAGTGAGGCATCTTGCTTCTCCGCAGAGCTGCATGCCTTCATCTGTGATTTCTGGTCAAAGCATGCACATCGGTGTCCTTGCAACTGCGTCGCATGCTGTTGCAACTCAAACTCTTTTTGTAGTATACTATAAGCCAAG GATGAGCCAGTTCATTATAAGTGTGAATAAGTATATGGAAGCTATGAACCAGAAATGTAGTGTTGGCATGAGGTTCAAGATGAGTTTTGATGGAGATGACGCCCCCGAGACCGACAAAAG ATTTTCTGGCACAATAATTGGACAAGAGGATATATCTTCACACTGGTTGAATTCAAAATGGAGATCACTCAAG GTTCAATGGGATGAGCCTGCATCTATTCCAAGACCTGATAGAATTTCACCATGGGAGATAGAACCGCTTACGGCTTCTGTTCCTCCATCTGTTCAACCTGCGGCTGTAAAATATAAAAGGCCTAGACTACCAAGTGAATTTCCAGATTTCG GAGGCGCGACGTTATGTGATTCTACTAACTGGGAACCTGGGTTGACACAATCAGACGTAACGCAAGTTAACATTATGTCTAAAACCAAAAGGAGTGAAAGTATGCATATGTGGCATCATAAGCAAAACGATAATAGCAGCTGCAACGGTATATCAAGAAATCCGACAGACGGAAGTTGGCTATCTTCTCCTCACTCTAGTGGTCCTTCTCATTTGTGTCATGACACGACCGACACTAGCAAGAGTGTCACCGTCTCAGCTTGGCCTATTTTGAAAACTCACTCAGAAATATTGAACAAAAATGATAATCTGATTGACCAAGTTGACAAGGAGAACAAATTAGAAACAGCTAGAGGATGTAGAGTGTTCGGGAGTTATCTTAATGATCCTTGCACAAATTCTCCGAATGCATCGGGAGTCACGTCCGAGAGATGCGTTGTCACTCCCTTGTCAAGAACTGATGCGGACCAAAATAAGTTTGATATCTCAAAGACTTCAAAAGAAAGGAAACAAGAACAATCTCCGAACGAAACACTAAGCAAGCAAATCAATAGCAGAAGTTGCACTAAG GTTCAAATGCAGGGTGTTGCAGTGGGTCGTGCGGTGTACTTGACTGCATTGGATGGATATGATCAACTTATCGATGAATTGGAGAAGCTGTTTGACATAAAGGGACAGCTCCAACCTAGGAATAAGTGGGAAATCGTCTTCACTGATGATGAAGGGGATTTGATGCTTGTTGGCGACGATCCATGGCC GGAATTTTGCAATATGGTGAAAAGGATCTTCATTTGTTCAAGCCAAGATATGCACAAAATGAGCTCAGGGACCAAATTACCAACATCATCACTAGAAGAGACTGTAATAAGCTCAGACACAGCTGAGACATGA